From a region of the Daphnia pulicaria isolate SC F1-1A chromosome 1, SC_F0-13Bv2, whole genome shotgun sequence genome:
- the LOC124328498 gene encoding centrosomal protein of 135 kDa-like, translating to MGTQNNPPSNLRSKSSFSQYVSLRQQLDDLGYNNYLSNESVPLVDKLLRDLLQYKELCMGSQKHHQTARKKSEISLPSGSVATECSLDNDERRSHQRILREEQATIAQIEALKLENTKLHEQIVEFKFVLDQNATIIQRLKKDNDSKSVLILQLQNGKGKSEAQYSISKPNIEKDGDLPGANLSKIQALYKRILSASDNPAIIDWVKAAETKISNLERELDNTGKALDVSQKTCEQFQKKVLEYENQLIRLEKADRNKGAQTFAQMKSRMEQKERENRELQAQLSEAVRKQHEAMSRAIMLAGERPCNREAAAKNAGAEKKIIGLESERNVMKQMLTTTQRERDELMKEVHRLHSQESALMNEIRALVSNESSSQGPKVSKNVRFQTDNKSARSADSGIESATGSGQEEGGGRNRENWLKRLTEQRQLYYDNVHQLLNYMKNRQSLPSDSGSQHTISASSVQSLGSGSRPDGSQSNSQGFIPNQSTVFQQNPPNITSYNLSQQPHRNMNQSPYHQPPLLNFQPPSQQQLPTDQSTYNWPAGQPYAPQANTGFDQSNQQQVPAGRPSSQQSSSTFSQQNRQVHDQSHPNSGEMPRQQQQPSYQWYAQSQGISGQTNVPHQKLPVCVCGGIPPELMSQSQNQRGFPQTYQPGVGQSTYPQPYLDPNVGHPNYQQTYQSQPNAQGFAQQPNFSPAQHAQMLATQTSGFDNSDQPNYRISRPTTTNVHDQKTQTESGGSASVYVPTAEELSKLPSQLQTWAQSMMQEKKSLKEKNSELRLELDEISENSQKSDGLVNEVADKLKKAEDLIGKLQSELDTSNGKLRATEQGLTMERNNLQQLRLDIDEADGNASSLTKKFVEKSTQLDAAKLYCAQLEQNVGALQDQINSLKSQLEAVLSQNEIPNPAVQKLLNEIEGRNARVLQLEKLLSEKQDIINQREKELDKVNNRLKEFENDLSNEKAKAHQLQQDIENSQGKLKATEREVSMEKNRLQQLQMDITNADMNAAALAKKMMEKSTQLDDARQRCNELEQKVLRSEEQVGNLQGQLRGLQVQRAQGDTEQRQLLDELDACKARINQLERQSSTKQDTITMLQNHISTYENKIHMLEKETGDKNSQVELNRRQNERLANEIDQAKIDNSSLRQENERLVASLAQSRGELDRERKGADDLRREIQSYISHVRQVESILARKDEEKDALLKQFQALANETSSFDTERENMERSIRSQQQEVTTLQAELLTVRRRLGELEALYSQQKTAGVQSEMQADDLLRRLGILERDLRDERGDKVRLEQQLASAHDLQIKLEKQLEKLRSEAAQADSTSHQMEAETTRLHEDFRVLEQRLSKEKENVRNLESIVSILRQERSQQENQMRNMSQDLTRLHHREIILQEELANVKAELCGTEGKVADLTRENQRLKQEVLQEKFEREKNRQEYKRMGNLSHTPPLLTSYNVSPAPGAFHVPSGALHNLSTATIGTHTLAPSAGGSSTGTPRRRQTVASRFANNATQT from the exons CTCTGAAACTTGAAAACACAAAGCTTCATGAACAAAtagttgaatttaaatttgttcttGATCAAAATGCCACCATTATTCAGAGATTGAAAAAAGATAATGATTCAAAAAGCGTATTAATTTTGCAGCTTCAGAATGGAAAGGGCAAAA GTGAAGCACAGTACAGCATATCAAAGCCCAACATAGAAAAAGATGGTGATCTTCCAGGGGCCAACCTGTCAAAAATTCAGGCCCTCTACAAAAGGATATTATCTGCATCTGATAATCCTGCTATTATTGATTGGGTAAAAGCTGCCGAAACGAAAATCAGTAACTTGGAACGTGAATTAGATAACACTGGTAAAGCACTTGATGTCAGCCAGAAAACTTGTGAACAGTTTCAAAAGAAG GTACTGGAATATGAAAACCAACTAATTCGTCTCGAAAAAGCAGATAGAAACAAAGGAGCTCAAACTTTTGCGCAAATGAAATCTCGAATGGAACAAAAAGAGCGAGAAAATAGAGAATTACAGGCTCAACTATCAG AGGCAGTCCGGAAGCAACATGAGGCAATGAGTAGAGCTATTATGTTAGCTGGCGAAAGACCATGCAATCGTGAAGCAGCTGCTAAAAACGCGGGTgcagagaaaaaaatcattggtCTTGAATCAGAACGCAACGTCATGAAGCAAATGCTTACTACCACTCAGAGGGAAAGGGATGAATTGATGAAAGAAGTTCATCGTTTACATTCTCAAG AATCAGCGTTGATGAACGAGATTCGTGCTCTAGTAAGCAATGAATCATCCTCACAGGGACCAAAAGTCAGCAAGAACGTACGTTTTCAAACTGATAACAAAAGTGCAAGATCAGCCGACTCTGGAATTGAATCTGCAACTGGTTCTGGGCAAGAAGAAGGTGGAGGACGCAACCGTGAAAATTGGCTGAAGCGACTTACAGAGCAGCGTCAGCTATATTACGATAACGTTCATCAATTACTGAACTACATGAAAAATCGCCAGAGCCTTCCCTCCGACTCAGGTTCTCAACATACAATCTCCGCAAGTAGTGTTCAATCTTTGGGCTCAGGTTCTCGACCCGATGGTTCTCAGTCAAACTCTCAGGGATTTATTCCTAATCAATCGACAGTTTTCCAGCAAAATCCACCCAATATCACTTCATACAATTTATCTCAACAACCACATCGCAACATGAACCAATCTCCTTATCACCAGCCTCCACTTCTTAATTTTCAACCACCTAGTCAGCAGCAGTTACCGACTGACCAGTCAACGTATAATTGGCCTGCCGGCCAACCGTATGCACCACAGGCTAATACAGGATTCGACCAATCAAATCAGCAACAAGTGCCAGCTGGTCGGCCGAGTTCTCAACAATCCAGCAGCACATTCTCGCAGCAAAATCGTCAAGTGCACGATCAAAGTCATCCGAATTCTGGTGAAATGCCacggcagcaacaacaacccagtTACCAGTGGTATGCTCAATCACAGGGAATTTCTGGACAAACAAATGTACCACACCAGAAACTTCCTGTTTGTGTTTGTGGTGGTATTCCCCCAGAGTTAATGTCGCAGTCGCAGAATCAGCGTGGTTTCCCTCAAACATATCAACCCGGCGTGGGTCAATCTACTTATCCGCAACCATATCTTGATCCTAATGTGGGTCATCCCAACTATCAACAAACATATCAATCACAACCCAATGCTCAGGGATTTGCTCAGCAACCAAATTTTTCTCCCGCTCAACATGCTCAAATGTTGGCTACCCAGACCAGCGGTTTTGATAACTCTGATCAGCCTAACTATCGCATCAGTAGGCCTACAACTACAAACGTTCACGATCAGAAAACTCAAACAGAATCCGGAGGATCCGCCTCAGTTTATGTACCTACTGCCGAAGAACTAAGTAAACTGCCCAGCCAGTTACAAACATGGGCTCAATCCATGATGCAGGAAAAGAAGtcattgaaagaaaagaattccgAACTAAGACTTGAGTTGGATGAAATATCGGAAAATTCGCAGAAATCGGACGGACTTGTGAATGAAGTTGCcgacaaactaaaaaaagctGAAGATTTGATCGGAAAACTTCAATCCGAGCTAGATACTTCGAATGGTAAATTGCGTGCTACAGAACAAGGTCTTACAATGGAGCGCAATAACTTACAGCAGCTTCGCCTGGATATTGATGAAGCTGACGGAAATGCCTCGTCTTTGACGAAGAAATTTGTTGAGAAATCAACTCAGTTGGATGCGGCGAAATTGTATTGTGCTCAGTTGGAGCAAAACGTAGGGGCGCTTCAGGATCAAATCAATAGTCTTAAAAGCCAATTAGAGGCAGTACTG AGCCAGAACGAGATCCCCAATCCAGCGGTACAAAAGTTACTGAATGAAATCGAAGGTCGCAATGCCCGCGTTCTCCAGTTGGAGAAACTGCTATCCGAAAAACAAGACATCATAAATCAACGAGAAAAAGAGTTGGATAAAGTCAACAATAGACTTAAAGAATTCGAAAACGACTTGAGCAACGAAAAGGCCAAAGCGCATCAACTTCAGCAAGACATTGAAAATTCTCAGGGAAAACTGAAGGCAACTGAGCGCGAAGTATCGATGGAGAAAAATAGACTTCAGCAGCTCCAAATGGACATCACAAATGCCGACATGAATGCCGCGGCTCTAGCGAAGAAAATGATGGAGAAATCGACACAGCTGGACGATGCAAGACAGCGTTGCAATGAATTGGAACAGAAAGTTCTCAGATCAGAAGAACAAGTGGGCAACCTCCAGGGTCAATTACGCGGCTTACAG GTGCAACGTGCTCAAGGTGATACTGAACAACGACAGCTTTTGGACGAACTGGATGCATGTAAGGCACGTATCAACCAATTGGAGAGGCAGTCTTCCACAAAGCAGGACACGATAACCATGCTCCAGAATCACATTTCCACTTATGAAAACAAGATTCACATGCTTGAAAAGGAAACTGGCGATAAAAACAGCCAAGTGGAATTGAACCGTCGTCAGAACGAACGTCTCGCTAATGAAATTGATCAAGCTAAGATTGATAATTCATCACTGCGACAGGAAAATGA GCGGCTGGTGGCTTCCCTTGCACAAAGTCGTGGTGAACTGGATCGCGAACGTAAGGGAGCAGATGATCTGCGTCGAGAGATCCAGTCCTATATCAGCCACGTCCGACAAGTCGAGTCTATTTTGGCACGAAag GACGAAGAAAAGGATGCCCTCTTGAAGCAGTTCCAAGCTCTGGCAAACGAGACGAGCAGTTTCGATACAGAACGAGAGAATATGGAGCGATCCATTCGAAGTCAGCAACAAGAAGTGACTACCTTGCAAGCAGAATTGTTGACTGTAAGGCGGCGACTTGGAGAGCTCGAAGCGCTCTATTCACAACAGAAAACCGCTGGAGTTCAATCAGAAAtgcaagcagatgatttactACGAAGATTGGGAATTTTGGAAAGAGATTTGCGAGATGAACGCGGAGATAAG GTTCGACTGGAACAGCAACTTGCTTCTGCCCATGACCTCCAGATTAAACTTGAGAAGCAGCTAGAGAAACTTCGATCGGAAGCTGCGCAAGCAGATTCAACATCTCATCAG aTGGAAGCGGAAACTACGCGGTTACACGAGGATTTCCGCGTTCTGGAGCAACGACTAtcgaaagagaaggaaaatgtCCGCAATTTAGAATCGATTGTCTCCATTTTGCGGCAAGAAAGATCCCAACAAGAAAACCAGATGCGCAACATGTCTCAAGATTTAACCCGCTTACATCACAGAGAAATTATTTTGCAGGAAGAATT AGCCAATGTGAAAGCAGAGCTGTGTGGAACAGAAGGCAAAGTTGCCGATTTAACTCGTGAAAACCAACGATTGAAACAAGAGGTCCtccaagaaaaatttgaacgcGAAAAAAATCGCCAGGAATATAAACGCATGGGCAACCTGAGTCATACACCACCCTTATTAACCTCCTACAATGTTTCACCTGCTCCTGGAGCTTTTCACGTACCTTCTGGAGCATTGCACAACCTTTCAACTGCAACAATAGGCACCCATACTTTAGCTCCCAGTGCTGGCGGGTCGTCGACCGGTACGCCCAGAAGAAGACAAACAGTTGCATCTCGTTTTGCCAATAATGCGACACAaacgtga
- the LOC124328530 gene encoding hydroxymethylglutaryl-CoA lyase, mitochondrial-like, with the protein MFRKVLCNKPFIRCFTNTSQNGNFVRIVEVGPRDGLQNEKQVVPTAAKIEFINKLSEAGLKSIEATSFVSPKWVPQMADHSEVLMGITKYPDVSYPVLTPNILGLNAAIKAGAKEVAVFGAASESFSKKNINCTVKESIHRFEEVVKEAKKHGIRIRGYVSCVVGCPYEGAIAPSAVAQVAEALFNVGCYEVSLGDTIGVGTPGSISKMLTEVSKHIPVRFLALHCHDTYGQALANILRGLDMGITVVDSSVGGLGGCPYAKGASGNVASEEVVYMLHGLGMDTGIDLNKLIEAGQYMSTTLGRPTGSKVSRALLSKKC; encoded by the exons ATGTTTCGAAAAGTGCTCTGTAACAAACCTTTTATTCGATGTTTTACC aacactagccaaaatggaaattttgtgAGGATCGTTGAAGTTGGACCAAGAGATGGTTTACAAAACGAGAAACAAGTTGTTCCGACTGCCGCGAAGATTGAATTCATCAACAAACTGTCAGAGGCCGGACTTAAATCAATTGAAGCCACAAG CTTTGTGTCACCCAAATGGGTTCCACAAATGGCAGACCATTCAGAAGTATTAATGGGCATCACTAAATATCCTGATGTCAGTTATCCTGTTCTCACTCCAAATATCTTGGGTCTAAATGCTGCA ATTAAAGCAGGAGCTAAGGAAGTGGCAGTCTTTGGTGCAGCATCAGAATCTTTTagtaagaaaaatataaattgtaCTGTGAAAGAAAGTATCCATCGGTTTGAAGAAGTTGTTAAGGAAGCCAAAAAACATGGAATACGTATCCGTGGATACGTTTCCTGTGTCGTTGGGTGTCCATATGAAGGCGCAATTGCACCCTCGGCTGTAGCGCAA gtTGCTGAAGCTTTGTTCAACGTAGGATGTTACGAAGTATCTTTAGGTGATACCATTGGAGTTGGAACTCCTGGATCTATCAGCAAAATGTTAACGGAAGTGTCAAAGCATATCCCAGTTCGATTTCTTGCTCTTCATTGCCATGACACATACGGGCAAGCCTTGGCGAATATCTTACGAGGACTTGAT ATGGGGATAACTGTCGTTGATTCGTCCGTCGGCGGATTAGGTGGATGTCCATATGCGAAGGGAGCATCGGGTAATGTGGCGTCGGAAGAAGTCGTTTACATGTTACACGGGCTCGGTATGGATACAGGAATTGACTTGAATAAGCTAATCGAAGCAGGGCAATACATGTCTACTACGCTAGGACGGCCGACTGGATCGAAAGTAAGTCGCGCCTTGTTGTCTAAAAAATGTTGA
- the LOC124328543 gene encoding peptide deformylase, mitochondrial-like, giving the protein MFRHIKILNKNFSGPTSVRYLSSLEKFKRWYRDLWYPKGPAPPFKHVCQLGDPTLRLKSSEVALDELSSERIKNILLVLRGVMKHYKAIGISAPQIGIPLRIIMIEIPDSLVEKFGPETCKTREIVPTPFKVFINPVMQVKDFKKTLFPEACESLKGISAIVPRYRAVHVKGYEYDGSPTEWDVTGWGARIVQHEMDHLDGQIYTDIMESKSLQVDLWKKINAHQGKILIKYNK; this is encoded by the exons atgtttcggcATATAAagatattgaataaaaatttttcagggCCTACATCAGTCCGTTATCTATCGTCtttagaaaaattcaaaagatg GTATCGTGATCTATGGTATCCAAAAGGGCCGGCTCCTCCTTTCAAACATGTGTGTCAACTTGGTG ATCCAACCCTAAGACTGAAGTCCTCAGAAGTGGCGCTGGATGAACTTAGCTCTGAGCGcattaaaaatattcttcTAGTCCTCAGAGGAGTGATGAAACACTATAAAGCAATAGGGATATCTGCACCTCAAAttggaattccattgagaattATAATGATTGAGATCCCTGATTCTttggttgaaaaatttggCCCAGAAACTTGCAAAACACGTGAAATAGTTCCAACTCCTTTTAAA GTATTTATTAACCCAGTGATGCAAGTTAAGGATTTTAAGAAAACTTTGTTTCCTGAAGCTTGTGAGAGCCTCAAAGGAATAAGTGCTATAGTTCCTAGATATAGAGCAGTTCATGTGAAG GGATATGAATATGATGGATCTCCAACAGAATGGGATGTCACAGGATGGGGTGCAAGAATTGTGCAACATGAAATGGATCATTTGGATGGTCAGATCTACACAGACATAATGGAAAGTAAATCTTTGCAAGTTgatctttggaaaaaaattaatgcccACCAAGGAAAGATCCTTATAAAATATAACAAATGA
- the LOC124328522 gene encoding myotubularin-related protein 9-like, producing the protein MEFAHLIKSPRVEKVLVHRPLHKSVEGVLCITGHHLIFSAGGENPDEFWLIHRIIDLVERKPNTPPAAGGTLTLKCKDFSVISFDFNNTEELMNVSASLECLSFIENQSLYYPFFYQPVYTAIEDGWTAFRPETEFSKLVMQQQEDWRISYVNKDYSICSSYPSAVVVPKSVDDDVLIAAASFRVGGRFPVLSYRHEGGAVMMRSSQPHSGPNVKRCREDEKLLNSVLKPGMRGYIIDTRHQSTTPTPKSKGSGGFETESHYPQWRRIHKPIERLQSLLESLSKLVEACLDNGSSMDKWLSRLESSQWLSYVKETMNCACLVSQCIDQETAAVLLHGGEGLDSTLAVSALAQVILSPDSRTVHGFEALIEREWIQAGYPFVQRHHRSALSNTVSRSKENAPTFLLFIDCTWQIMQQFPCSFEFNEGFLLQLARHSYWSQFGTFLGNNELDRYQMQLSSKTVSLWSHLNRPEVLRSFLNPLYEPNNRVIWPSVAPMSVNLWPAMYLAYVVEPSIYDNAWRDIAAICEQDKELRSKAQRLRRQLIDLERDAIAKGLLDSPSSIGTVFD; encoded by the exons ATGGAGTTTGCACATCTCATCAAGTCACCAAGGGTAGAAAAGGTTTTGGTCCACCGCCCACTTCACAAATCTGTTGAAGGTGTGTTATGTATAACTGGGCACCACCTCATTTTCTCTGCTGGAGGAGAAAATCCTGATGAATTTTGG cTGATTCATAGAATCATAGATTTAGTGGAAAGAAAACCCAACACACCTCCAGCTGCAGGAGGCACTCTTACACTCAAGTGCAAAGATTTTTCTGTTATCagctttgatttcaataatacAGAAGAACTGATGAATGTTTCAGCTTCATTGGAGTGCTTATCATTCATAG aGAATCAGTCTCTTTATTATCCTTTCTTCTATCAGCCAGTTTACACTGCAATAGAAGATGGTTGGACAGCATTTAGGCCAGAAACTGAATTTTCCAAACTAGTCATGCAACAACAGGAAGACTGGAGGATTTCTTATGTCAATAAAGATTATTCAATCTGCTCGTCTTATCCATCTGCTGTTGTAGTTCCCAAGTCGGTCGATGATGACGTCTTAATAGCTGCTGCATCGTTTCGAGTTGGAGGGAGATTTCCTGTTCTCTCATACAGGCATGAAGGAGGA gcTGTGATGATGAGAAGTAGTCAGCCTCATTCGGGACCAAATGTTAAGCGTTGTCGTGAGGATGAAAAACTTCTTAACAGTGTGTTGAAACCAGGGATGCGGGGTTACATTATTGATACCCgccaccagagcacaacaccGACCCCCAAA TCTAAAGGTTCAGGTGGTTTTGAGACCGAATCTCACTACCCTCAGTGGCGTCGCATTCATAAACCCATTGAAAGACTGCAGTCTTTACTTGAATCGCTATCCAAACTAGTTGAAG CCTGCCTCGACAATGGCAGTTCTATGGATAAATGGCTGTCCCGCTTAGAATCTTCCCAATGGCTTTCGTACGTAAAAGAAACTATGAATTGTGCCTGTTTAGTTTCTCAGTGCATTGATCAAGAAACTGCTGCCGTTCTACTTCATGGAGGAGAAGGTCTTGATTCGACATTGGCCGTTTCTGCCCTCGCCCAGGTCATTCTTAGCCCTGACTCTCGCACAGTTCACGG tttTGAGGCTTTGATCGAGCGTGAATGGATTCAAGCAGGTTATCCCTTTGTTCAACGCCATCATCGCTCGGCTCTGAGTAACACAGTCTCACGAAGCAAAGAAAATGCGCCGACTTTTTTACTATTTATTGATTGCACTTGGCAAATCATGCAGCAATTCCCATGCAGTTTTGAGTTTAATGAAGGATTTCTCCTTCAGTTGGCTCGTCATTCCTATTGGTCTCAATTCG GTACTTTTCTGGGAAATAACGAATTAGATCGCTATCAAATGCAACTGTCGTCCAAAACTGTTAGTTTATGGTCACATTTAAATCGACCAGAAGTGCTTCGATCTTTCCTTAACCCGCTCTACGAGCCCAACAATCGCGTTATCTGGCCTTCAGTTGCTCCTATGAGCGTG AACTTGTGGCCAGCAATGTACCTTGCTTACGTGGTGGAACCTAGCATCTACGACAATGCCTGGCGTGACATTGCAGCAATTTGTGAGCAGGACAAAGAGCTGCGCTCTAAAGCTCAGCGTCTCCGCCGCCAACTGATAGATTTGGAACGTGATGCCATCGCGAAGGGACTACTTGATAGTCCTAGCAGCATCGGAACAGTCTTTGATTGA